TCATCAAAATCATAAAAAGTACCATCTTCTTCCAAAAGTGGTCTATTAGTCAAATCGTTAATAAGCGTTGCTTTCGCAACAGTTTTTCCATTTTCTACCACTTCTGAAAGCGCCATTCTATAAAGGTGCTTGATTTCAACTAACTTTAAAGTTCCATCGTTACTAAACCTCAAAGATAGGCGTTCCCTTCTATTATTTACAATTTCAACTTTACTTAATATAGGAAATGCAATTTTCGATTTAAAAAAAACTTCATTAATAGCCGTCTCTTTATCAACAGGTGAATAAAAATAATTGTACGTTTTATCCCCGTCCATTATCGTAATTATTTTTCCATTTTCCTTCATAACTTCGTACTTTTCAAGTGGTATTAAATGTGCTTCACCTAAAATCATCTTCCCCGCTTGCATTCTAATGGGCTTTATATTTCCAACAACATATTTTTCTCCGTTTTCATCGTAAACCAACATCTTAAAATCTCCCGTAGGATTAATTCCCTCGTATCTAACAAAAATTTCGTAAATGTAATTTTTCCCTTCATCGGGTACATACGTATAAACCGGATCCGTTAAAAGCCTATCGATTACCTCTTGACGAGTCATTATATGACCTGTTCCATAATTGGTAAAGGCCGTTTTAATTGTAAAAGCAATAGGGTACAATACCAAGATAAAAAGTAAAATAACGGCAGGAATCATATATCTATATGGATACGCACCTTTACTGAAAATAAAATAGTCAATTAAAAATACCAAAACAAAAAAAGTAATGGAAAGTTCATAAAAACCTCTGGAAAATAAAAATAATGCTCCCCAGATAGAAAAAGCATTAAACAAAGCTAGAAATACATACCCTATAAATTTCCAAAACCTAATCATTTCATCTCCTCCCGATAAAAATGGGGGGGCTACTCCCCCCTAAATATTTTTTACTTAATTCCAGCTAAAATCGTATCAACAGCTTCTTTCAAAGCTTGTTCTACTGGTATTCCTTGGTCAAGTACCTTTGAAAGTGCATCTCCCATTGCTCCCCATACGCCTGCCATTTCAGGGACATTTGGCATTGGAAGCCCATAATTTCCAAGGAATTCTGCAAATGCCTTTGTTACGTCATCAACCATTGGCAATACGTCTTTTCTAGATGGTACCCTTGGATCTGCAAGATAAATTCTGTACATTACATCCTTTGTTGAAATGAATTTTGTCAAGAATTCAATTGCATAAAGTTTGTTTGGGGATTTTGCATTTACCATAAATCCCTGTGCACCAAAGAATGGCTT
This genomic window from Thermosipho affectus contains:
- a CDS encoding ABC transporter permease subunit, coding for MIRFWKFIGYVFLALFNAFSIWGALFLFSRGFYELSITFFVLVFLIDYFIFSKGAYPYRYMIPAVILLFILVLYPIAFTIKTAFTNYGTGHIMTRQEVIDRLLTDPVYTYVPDEGKNYIYEIFVRYEGINPTGDFKMLVYDENGEKYVVGNIKPIRMQAGKMILGEAHLIPLEKYEVMKENGKIITIMDGDKTYNYFYSPVDKETAINEVFFKSKIAFPILSKVEIVNNRRERLSLRFSNDGTLKLVEIKHLYRMALSEVVENGKTVAKATLINDLTNRPLLEEDGTFYDFDENGDKVPILGYISYLGGENFTKIFTDPTISGPFTKIFLWNFTYAALSVVFTFAIGLIFALVLNNNTLKGRTLYRTLLIIPWAIPAFISVLIWKNGFFNETYGVLNRFVVNGLFNKESIKWMTNPFWAKVSVLIVNTWLGFPYMMTVSLGALQSIPEELYEAASIDGASKSKRFWKITFPLLMTTIAPLLVGSFAFNFNNFVNIYLLTSGGPAIPNTSTPAGATDILISYTYKLAFEAGRGQDFGFASAISILIFFIVAGISFVNFRISGSFEEVNR